A single region of the Eremothecium gossypii ATCC 10895 chromosome V, complete sequence genome encodes:
- a CDS encoding septin family protein (Syntenic homolog of Saccharomyces cerevisiae YJR076C (CDC11)) yields the protein MSSIIEASAALRKRKHLKRGIQFTLMVVGQSGSGRSTFINTLCGQEVVETSTTVMLPNDDATQIDVQLREETVELEDDEGVKIQLTIIDTPGFGDSLDNSPSFNMISDYIRHQYDEILLEESRVRRNPRFKDGRVHCCLYLINPTGHGLKEIDVEFMRQLGPLVNVIPVISKSDSLTPDELKLNKKLIMEDIDYYNLPIYSFPFDQDVVSDEDYETNTYLRSLLPFSIIGSNETFETAEGGVIHGRRYPWGTIDVEDPVVSDFCVLRNALLISHLNDLKDYTHELLYERYRTEALSGDMLTASSVSSKLMNNGSTEFISSPALSGTGSDSARVSGQEAESRNSTKQSSNQDTYLAREEQIRLEEKRLKAFEERVQQELLSKRQELLRREQELREIEERLEKEAKTKQEIED from the coding sequence ATGTCCAGTATCATCGAGGCCTCAGCCGCGCTCAGGAAGAGAAAGCACCTGAAGAGGGGCATTCAGTTCACCCTTATGGTGGTCGGGCAGTCCGGTTCAGGAAGATCGACGTTCATCAACACGTTGTGCGGGCAGGAAGTGGTGGAGACGTCGACGACCGTGATGCTGCCCAACGACGACGCGACGCAGATTGATgtgcagctgcgcgaggaaacggtggagctggaggacgacgagggCGTCAAGATCCAGTTGACTATTATCGACACGCCGGGGTTCGGGGACTCGTTGGACAACTCCCCGTCCTTCAACATGATCTCGGATTACATAAGGCACCAGTACGACGAAATCCTTTTGGAGGAGAGTCGGGTGCGGCGGAACCCGCGGTTCAAGGACGGGCGCGTGCACTGCTGTCTCTACCTCATCAATCCTACCGGGCACGGGCTTAAGGAAATCGACGTGGAGTTCATGAGGCAGCTCGGCCCGCTTGTGAACGTGATTCCGGTGATCAGTAAGTCGGACTCGTTGACCCCGGATGAGTTAAAGCTCAACAAGAAGCTAATCATGGAGGATATTGACTACTACAACCTTCCGATCTATAGTTTTCCGTTTGACCAGGACGTGGTGAGCGATGAGGACTACGAGACGAACACGTACTTGCGCTCGCTACTTCCTTTCTCGATCATTGGCTCCAATGAGACCTTCGAGACGGCTGAAGGTGGCGTTATACACGGACGCCGGTATCCTTGGGGGACCATAGATGTGGAGGACCCGGTGGTATCGGACTTCTGTGTTCTTCGGAATGCACTTTTGATTTCGCACTTGAACGACTTGAAGGACTACACCCATGAACTACTCTACGAACGCTACAGAACAGAGGCATTGTCTGGTGATATGCTGACTGCCAGCAGTGTCTCGTCAAAGCTGATGAACAATGGGTCTACGGAATTTATCAGCTCACCAGCTCTTTCCGGGACTGGCTCAGATTCAGCACGCGTGAGCGGCCAGGAGGCGGAGTCGCGCAACAGCACGAAGCAGTCTTCTAACCAAGATACATACTTGGCACGGGAAGAGCAGATCAGGCTAGAGGAAAAGAGATTGAAGGCATTTGAAGAGCGTGTTCAGCAGGAATTGCTATCGAAGAGGCAAGAGTTATTACGGAGAGAGCAAGAATTAAGAGAGATCGAGGAACGTCTGGAAAAAGAAGCCAAAACCAAGCAGGAAATTGAGGATTAA
- the COX14 gene encoding Cox14p (Non-syntenic homolog of Saccharomyces cerevisiae YML129C (COX14)): MSKYAWYVKVTDAAHRLTVLTLVGGTLYMTGGLVYTMYSNGKRVESELAKQKEEASIKG; encoded by the coding sequence ATGTCAAAGTACGCGTGGTACGTAAAGGTTACCGATGCGGCTCACCGCTTAACGGTCCTTACTTTAGTTGGAGGCACCCTGTACATGACTGGTGGTCTTGTGTACACTATGTACAGCAACGGGAAGCGTGTTGAAAGTGAACTGGCGAAGCAGAAGGAAGAGGCTTCTATCAAGGGCTGA
- a CDS encoding AER444Wp (Non-syntenic homolog of Saccharomyces cerevisiae YIL166C) — protein sequence MVTARKETIVTVEKEELSSTKEFNAVWSDSEEQRTVGDNPFEDPNVAEYYRKVYEDAKYECRHAFDPKLTWTKEEERRIVRKLDIHVALVACILLGAFQIDSGNLSQAVADNMLDDLNMDTNQYNLGNQLFSIIVLLAEIPVQLLSKRIGLDIVIPSQVVCWSVVAMSQTAMKNYTGFFITRMFIGLFEGGFMSNLTLWLSYFYTSRELAVRVSLFFATMSTAHMMTSLGAFGIFRMRGLCNLAGWQWMFLLEGLITLCIGMIGYMLVVPSIVQTKNKLYRKGWFSESEMLIAVNRVLRDDPSKGDMHNRQGLSLGAFLNTLRDYDLWPVYLIGLIQYITEATVSPYLLLTLRNAGFSRLNVQLMALPNSASYSIGVLVITKFAQIIDERALVGLIPCVWKAVLLGMLRWWPGTFVNAWGTYAIMIVLLAAPFTNPICVGWVSKNANSIKTRTVACATFQMFYRTGIIAATQIYRADDAPLYHRGNSILFWIIIANIPVIISTKLYYIWRNKSRDKIWDAMSEDERRNYIHTTTDLGNKRLNFRFAH from the coding sequence ATGGTGACCGCTCGAAAGGAAACTATAGTGACAGTGGAGAAAGAAGAATTGAGCTCTACAAAGGAGTTTAATGCTGTCTGGAGTGATTCCGAAGAACAACGTACAGTTGGTGATAATCCTTTTGAGGACCCTAACGTAGCTGAGTACTACCGTAAGGTATATGAAGACGCCAAATATGAGTGCAGACATGCATTTGATCCAAAACTAACATGGACCAAAGAGGAAGAGCGGCGCATAGTCCGTAAGTTAGATATTCATGTTGCCCTAGTCGCATGTATTCTCCTTGGGGCATTTCAGATAGACTCTGGGAATTTGAGTCAAGCAGTGGCTGATAATATGCTAGACGACCTAAATATGGATACAAACCAATACAACTTAGGTAACCAGCTGTTCAGTATAATTGTACTACTAGCAGAAATTCCAGTTCAACTTTTATCCAAGCGTATTGGTCTAGATATAGTTATTCCATCTCAAGTTGTTTGTTGGAGCGTTGTCGCCATGTCCCAAACAGCCATGAAAAACTATACTGGCTTCTTCATAACTAGAATGTTCATTGGGCTTTTTGAAGGTGGTTTCATGTCGAATCTTACCCTCTGGTTATCATATTTCTATACTTCCCGCGAGTTGGCTGTTCGTGTCTCATTGTTCTTTGCAACAATGTCTACAGCGCACATGATGACTTCCCTGGGGGCATTCGGAATTTTCAGGATGAGAGGTTTGTGCAACCTTGCGGGCTGGCAATGGATGTTTTTACTAGAGGGTCTTATTACCCTCTGTATTGGAATGATTGGTTACATGCTGGTTGTACCATCGATAGTACAGACTAAGAACAAGCTCTACCGAAAGGGATGGTTCAGCGAATCTGAAATGCTAATAGCAGTGAATAGAGTACTTCGTGATGATCCTAGCAAAGGCGATATGCATAATAGACAAGGTCTCTCGCTGGGTGCTTTTTTGAATACTTTGCGAGACTACGATCTATGGCCCGTATACTTAATTGGCTTGATACAGTATATTACTGAAGCAACTGTATCACCTTATCTGCTATTGACGCTAAGGAATGCTGGATTCTCACGGCTAAATGTGCAATTGATGGCTTTACCGAATAGCGCCTCTTACTCTATAGGGGTCCTTGTAATCACGAAGTTTGCGCAAATAATTGATGAAAGGGCTCTTGTGGGACTAATACCCTGCGTTTGGAAAGCAGTATTATTAGGGATGCTGAGGTGGTGGCCTGGGACCTTTGTTAATGCCTGGGGAACGTATGCCATTATGATTGTCCTATTGGCTGCACCATTTACTAACCCGATATGTGTAGGCTGGGTCTCGAAGAACGCAAATTCGATTAAAACACGAACAGTAGCATGTGCAACATTCCAAATGTTCTACAGGACCGGAATAATTGCTGCGACTCAAATCTACAGGGCGGATGATGCTCCATTGTATCACAGAGGCAATAGCATTCTATTTTGGATAATAATTGCAAATATTCCAGTGATTATCTCTACGAAGTTATATTATATATGGCGTAATAAAAGCCGTGACAAAATATGGGATGCAATGTCCGAGGATGAAAGAAGGAATTATATCCATACGACGACTGACTTGGGAAACAAAAGACTCAATTTTCGTTTTGCTCACTAA
- the KIP3 gene encoding tubulin-dependent ATPase KIP3 (Syntenic homolog of Saccharomyces cerevisiae YGL216W (KIP3)), which produces MLASSESETQKSSILVAVRVRPFTAEEQTHLIDSSGTEANTSYCFGDSNLKIPGAHVPTSTPTRGRTGRYMPQGLRKIVDCVDDKMLIFDPAETNPLNKISETVLNTMLVGSRGEVRRRMRRNGEQKFMFDKLFDVDASQQDVFQCTTMPLLDSILDGFNGTVFAYGATGCGKTFTISGTPDSPGIIFLTMQELFQRINNLKDTKTFELTVSYLEIYNETIRDLLEPDTPSQKLIIREDSDSTTTVANLSYHTPETVEDVMDLVIRGNVNRTTSPTDANETSSRSHAVLQVHVVQSSRTVDLKEDKMYATLSIIDLAGSERASATKNRGERLHEGSNINKSLLALGNCINALCMTGRRAVCHVPYRDSKLTRLLKFSLGGNCKTVMIVCVSPSSAHYDETLNTLKYANRAKDIKTKVIRNQHSLDRHVGSYLKMITAQKQEIEELRSREAKVIDLRLQQFRLSRNKLQMAMWEGVNQLKSNYQVLDRFQRTKTMKSLMLCKRHFLQLVQTEVNHLLQLTESTKVDHPLSGFCQTINEQLLTKICELEDSFDAEDEFQLTLEHAKEADMARFQQMETWDEATDALWYEQQLEHLAESIKNEIMVNASAMMDKMLHDTKLRSRFSFVTESLFHLLFEGGEYNAQPADSEAALDKVRDSIIDLVQIDEEFEQFAHQMGPLNDDANKRKQTSDLHRQPVKMRSPGSTAVSARERMETVSSPSPAHRSERKPAVHLRKLRLMTDNPDLPLLMHGDPPVPTPAPELAHVTDVDDSMSVSHARSNLARVNINEEDISMAESEEIPINRDINKPKLSLTSTSLRTK; this is translated from the coding sequence ATGTTAGCATCGTCGGAAAGCGAGACTCAGAAATCGTCGATACTGGTGGCCGTGCGTGTTCGGCCGTTCACAGCAGAAGAGCAGACACATCTGATCGATTCGTCGGGGACCGAGGCAAATACATCGTACTGTTTTGGTGACTCGAACTTGAAGATTCCAGGGGCGCATGTGCCGACCTCGACGCCCACCCGGGGGCGGACGGGGCGGTACATGCCGCAGGGTCTGCGCAAGATCGTGGATTGCGTGGACGACAAGATGTTAATCTTCGACCCGGCGGAGACTAATCCGTTAAACAAGATTAGCGAGACGGTATTAAACACGATGTTGGTCGGGTCGCGGGGCGaggtgcggcggcgcatGCGGCGCAACGGAGAGCAGAAGTTCATGTTTGACAAGCTTTTTGACGTGGACGCGAGTCAACAGGACGTGTTCCAGTGCACGACGATGCCGTTGCTCGACTCGATCCTTGACGGGTTCAATGGGACAGTGTTTGCGTACGGGGCGACGGGATGCGGCAAGACGTTCACGATCAGCGGGACGCCGGATAGCCCCGGGATCATATTTCTCACGATGCAAGAGTTGTTTCAACGAATCAACAATTTGAAGGATACCAAGACGTTTGAATTGACCGTTTCTTATTTGGAGATCTACAACGAGACCATAAGGGACCTACTAGAGCCAGATACCCCGTCGCAAAAGCTCATTATCAGAGAGGACAGCGATAGCACGACGACCGTCGCCAACTTGTCATATCATACCCCTGAGACCGTCGAAGATGTCATGGATTTGGTTATCCGTGGAAATGTAAACCGGACTACCTCGCCGACAGATGCCAATGAGACATCTTCGCGTTCACATGCTGTTTTGCAGGTGCATGTGGTGCAGAGTAGCCGTACAGTAGATCTCAAAGAAGACAAGATGTACGCGACCCTCTCGATAATTGATCTTGCGGGGAGCGAGCGCGCCTCTGCAACGAAGAATCGAGGTGAGAGGCTCCACGAGGGTTCCAACATCAACAAGTCACTTCTCGCGCTAGGGAACTGCATCAATGCATTATGCATGACTGGCAGGCGTGCTGTCTGTCACGTTCCATACCGTGACTCCAAGCTAACAAGATTGCTCAAGTTCTCTCTCGGCGGAAATTGTAAGACCGTGATGATTGTTTGCGTGTCTCCTAGTAGTGCTCACTATGATGAGACGTTGAACACGCTAAAATATGCAAATAGAGCAAAGGATATCAAGACAAAAGTCATCAGGAACCAACATTCTCTGGACCGCCACGTGGGCTCGTACCTAAAGATGATTACTGCGCAGAAGCAAGAGATTGAGGAGCTCCGCTCACGTGAGGCCAAGGTCATCGATCTTCGACTACAACAGTTCAGGTTGTCTCGTAACAAATTGCAAATGGCCATGTGGGAAGGCGTCAACCAACTAAAGTCTAACTATCAAGTTCTGGACCGGTTCCAACGTACGAAGACTATGAAGTCGCTCATGCTATGTAAGCGGCACTTCCTACAATTGGTGCAGACGGAAGTCAACCATCTTTTGCAACTCACAGAATCCACAAAAGTGGACCATCCACTTTCAGGATTTTGCCAGACCATAAATGAACAATTGCTCACGAAAATATGTGAATTAGAAGATTCTTTTGATGCCGAAGATGAGTTCCAGCTCACGTTAGAGCATGCGAAGGAGGCCGATATGGCGCGGTTCCAGCAGATGGAAACATGGGATGAGGCTACGGACGCACTGTGGtacgagcagcagctggagcatCTTGCTGAATCCATCAAGAATGAGATTATGGTTAACGCATCGGCAATGATGGACAAAATGCTCCACGACACAAAACTCCGGTCACGCTTCAGCTTCGTTACGGAATCCCTATTCCACCTTCTTTTCGAAGGCGGCGAATACAATGCCCAACCAGCGGACAGCGAGGCCGCGCTTGACAAGGTCCGTGACAGCATTATCGATCTCGTGCAGATCGACGAAGAGTTTGAGCAGTTTGCACATCAGATGGGCCCACTGAACGACGATGCAAACAAGCGGAAGCAAACATCTGATCTGCATCGCCAGCCCGTTAAAATGCGCAGCCCGGGTTCCACAGCCGTCTCCGCACGCGAGCGTATGGAGACTGTAAGCTCCCCTTCACCGGCGCATCGCTCTGAGCGGAAGCCAGCTGTTCATCTTCGCAAGTTGCGCCTTATGACTGATAACCCTGACCTCCCACTCCTCATGCATGGCGATCCTCCTGTGCCTACTCCCGCTCCTGAGCTTGCCCACGTCACTGACGTCGACGATTCCATGTCCGTCAGCCATGCCCGCTCGAACCTTGCCAGAGTTAACATAAATGAGGAGGACATCTCGATGGCTGAGTCCGAGGAAATTCCCATAAATAGAGATATTAACAAGCCCAAGCTGTCATTGACCTCAACGTCCCTTAGAACTAAGTAA
- the CLG1 gene encoding Clg1p (Syntenic homolog of Saccharomyces cerevisiae YGL215W (CLG1)), translating into MASYMYYPNYARAGNGAPCPNMTQGAASGTASDLSGALQTQAPVMHRVLPPMVPYSGYFQRPPSDLASNFDTHLQPSANYGMPNSYLYPVSGKPYMAPPPGLAPPMGIPMLTPSIQTSLPSQLQQQRQQPQARSSQQVNGGVSEVLDYDLDIMTLFIIQNAYLIFGNEEQKAHILEVFHKGVSSVLNATRLPSSTIYYALDYLAKYLGKLPHGIDSIGGDSVNVIYQNLMVAFVLANKFNDDKTFTNRSWSQATGMKVDVINTYEREWLYIFDWRLFEEGFGNYEGYRDAYQMYQLEKKRQRQQQIQPPAALNSYLTLPSGNSVLPPLACQSENYYPPSSPFSQQGYHTPSHSKAMVYSSPPHSDIRSDSYSSYYQPSFTSPMSNASPLPKSYNNYGPYYSQKQPQAGSSSVNSISTNSFWNIPFDRADHYQHAGPPAQGYYCYSTAY; encoded by the coding sequence ATGGCTTCGTACATGTATTATCCCAACTATGCAAGGGCTGGGAATGGTGCTCCCTGCCCTAATATGACACAGGGTGCCGCGTCCGGGACTGCTTCTGACTTATCAGGAGCTCTTCAGACACAGGCGCCTGTCATGCACCGCGTTCTTCCGCCTATGGTTCCTTACAGCGGTTATTTCCAGCGGCCGCCCTCGGACTTGGCGTCGAACTTCGACACGCATCTGCAGCCATCGGCAAACTATGGCATGCCCAACTCCTACCTATATCCAGTTTCTGGAAAACCCTATATGGCGCCGCCCCCTGGGCTTGCTCCTCCTATGGGGATTCCCATGCTGACGCCTTCCATACAGACATCTTTGCCCTCGCAGTTGCAGCAGCAGAGACAACAGCCACAAGCACGGTCTTCCCAGCAGGTTAATGGTGGCGTAAGCGAGGTTTTGGACTACGACTTGGATATAATGACTCTGTTCATCATCCAAAATGCCTACTTGATCTTTGGCAACGAGGAGCAAAAGGCTCATATACTAGAGGTGTTCCACAAAGGAGTGTCATCTGTGCTAAATGCGACGCGACTTCCATCTTCCACAATATACTACGCATTGGACTACTTGGCAAAGTATTTGGGGAAACTGCCACACGGTATTGATTCCATCGGCGGGGACTCCGTAAATGTCATCTATCAAAATTTGATGGTTGCTTTCGTCTTGGCAAATAAGTTCAACGACGATAAGACATTTACAAATCGGTCTTGGTCACAGGCAACTGGTATGAAGGTCGATGTAATAAATACTTACGAGCGGGAATGGCTATACATTTTCGACTGGAGACTATTTGAAGAAGGTTTCGGAAACTACGAGGGATACAGAGATGCATATCAGATGTATCAACTCGAGAAGAagcgccagcgccagcagcagatTCAGCCACCGGCTGCCTTGAATTCCTACTTGACGTTACCATCAGGTAACTCTGTACTACCGCCGCTTGCTTGTCAGTCCGAGAACTACTACCCTCCTTCATCTCCGTTTTCCCAACAAGGGTACCACACGCCCTCTCATTCCAAAGCCATGGTTTATTCTTCACCGCCGCATTCAGACATCAGGAGTGACTCTTACAGCTCATACTACCAGCCTTCCTTTACGTCGCCGATGTCGAATGCGAGCCCGCTTCCAAAGAGTTATAACAATTATGGTCCTTACTATTCCCAGAAGCAACCGCAAGCTGGTTCCAGCTCTGTGAACTCCATTTCAACTAATTCATTCTGGAACATCCCTTTTGACAGAGCTGACCACTATCAGCATGCGGGTCCGCCGGCCCAGGGTTACTATTGCTACTCTACCGCCTACTAA
- the TRP3 gene encoding bifunctional anthranilate synthase/indole-3-glycerol-phosphate synthase (Syntenic homolog of Saccharomyces cerevisiae YKL211C (TRP3)), translated as MGKRVVLIDNYDSFTWNLYEYLCRSGAAVEVHRNDKISVAEVAELEPDVVVISPGPGHPARDAGISQECIRHFAGRVPVVGVCMGQQCIYEAFGGRVESAGEIVHGKTSELRHDGRGLFQGVPQAVAVTRYHSLAGLASTLPAELEVTARTETGVVMGVRHRKYTVEGVQFHPESILTDHGQLMVRNMLALEGGTWAENDKLQLRAGAGSVLSEIYAQRQEDVAAQMAMPGTGMADLEASFRLGVLPGVVDFHERLARDAPRLAVVAEIKRASPSRGNISEALAAEQALAYAEAGVSAISVLTEPHWFKGNLQDLTSARRALERHYTAETRPALLRKDFLFSRYQILEARLAGADSVLLIVKMLTQPQLEDLYLYATQEMGLEPLVEVSNREELDRALMLKPRVIGVNNRDLNSFSVDLDTTSSLVHHVPAGTLLLALSGISGPQDAARYREEGVQGLLVGEALMRADNVGEFVQRLVQ; from the coding sequence ATGGGCAAGCGCGTGGTGTTGATTGACAACTACGACTCGTTCACGTGGAACCTGTACGAGTACCTGTGCCGCAGCGGCGCTGCCGTGGAGGTACACAGGAATGACAAGATCAGCGTGGCGGAGGTAGCCGAGCTGGAACCGGATGTGGTGGTTATCTCGCCTGGGCCGGGCCACCCTGCGCGCGACGCAGGCATTTCGCAGGAGTGTATACGTCACTTTGCGGGCCGAGTACCGGTTGTGGGGGTGTGTATGGGGCAGCAGTGCATTTACGAGGCGTTCGGCGGGCGCGTGGAGAGCGCGGGAGAGATCGTGCACGGCAAGACGTCGGAGCTGCGTCACGACGGGCGCGGGCTCTTCCAGGGGGTACCCCAGGCCGTGGCAGTGACACGGTACCACTCGCTGGCTGGACTGGCGTCAACGTTGCcggcggagctggaggtGACGGCGCGCACGGAGACAGGCGTGGTTATGGGCGTGCGGCACCGCAAGTACACCGTGGAGGGTGTGCAGTTCCACCCGGAGTCGATTCTGACGGACCACGGGCAGCTAATGGTGCGCAACATGCTAGCGCTGGAAGGCGGTACGTGGGCTGAGAACGACAAGCTCCAGCTGCGGGCAGGCGCGGGCTCTGTGCTGAGCGAGATATACGCTCAACGACAGGAGGACGTGGCAGCGCAGATGGCTATGCCGGGAACTGGTATGGCGGACCTGGAGGCGAGCTTTCGATTGGGGGTTCTGCCGGGCGTGGTGGACTTCCATGagcggctggcgcgggACGCCCCGCGGCTGGCTGTGGTAGCCGAGATAAAACGTGCGTCTCCGTCGCGTGGCAATATTAGCGAGGCGCTTGCAGCAGAACAGGCGCTTGCATATGCGGAGGCGGGAGTTTCCGCCATCTCGGTGCTTACCGAGCCGCACTGGTTCAAAGGCAACCTGCAAGACCTAACTAGTGCCAGACGCGCACTTGAGAGACACTACACTGCCGAGACGCGGCCGGCGTTGCTGCGTAAGGACTTCTTATTTAGTCGTTACCAGATCTTGGAGGCGCGGCTTGCGGGCGCTGACAGTGTGCTCTTGATTGTAAAGATGTTGACGCAGCCGCAGCTCGAGGACCTGTATCTTTATGCCACACAGGAGATGGGGTTAGAGCCGCTTGTGGAGGTCAGCAATCGCGAGGAGCTCGATCGTGCCTTGATGCTAAAGCCGCGCGTTATTGGCGTTAACAATCGCGACCTGAACTCCTTCTCGGTCGACCTTGATACCACCAGCAGTCTTGTTCACCACGTCCCGGCCGGCACGCTGCTGTTGGCACTTTCCGGGATTAGTGGGCCACAGGATGCGGCCCGCTATCGCGAGGAGGGCGTGCAAGGCCTGCTGGTTGGAGAGGCCCTGATGAGAGCAGACAACGTCGGCGAATTTGTTCAGAGACTAGTTCAGTGA
- the MDM34 gene encoding ERMES complex subunit MDM34 (Syntenic homolog of Saccharomyces cerevisiae YGL219C (MDM34)) → MSFIFNRETFEDNSFNEVLREKLMRALNLHDRTVGSSSGAMTTGTGAVECSGAAAAGQRPPRSKGGFSKVDILKSGIIVKKVEFPTIPKLEILDLDVSIQSKSLIKGICKVSCRDAMVQITTEIESNLLLLHVNSSPKFTTPKLISNDSFTVPITMTFDKLHLEAITNIFVKNTGVGISFNDVNLDFRLQCSIKLLQSSIEKRLKASMEEVFKDVLPSVIFNMSQRWFTHGETVVPTVDKSMVSSDTPVQPRMILDESDLSDLSPANMLRLSTLVSSRQTLCLNPTAVDTISTIPGCLERQNLHRFNLRFPSLYNYYSNKEQQGAHNNEKNRVEHLKLWGRSSSNPIPTRASFKVENTLPKEVLDSNSYDVRVITAIQTKMYERASNDVVLRRRKIKMRSRKPSKANKDAVSPAQNDSGTSSCSNVASELPHASLQANPQSDEIDPAPEGGPNAEDAYKEELEDSGLRAPQDFPALENVTPVLAQLPNQQRSRLGSPLSAGRPTPLLSPLDDSHWLLQKRDPQDLRTTLYSPIRNGRFYVMPQPQLDTKEASAFLLENGKRFGFVGLLNNHNLKWGNDPPPPYREVSITQ, encoded by the coding sequence ATGTCGTTCATATTCAACCGAGAGACGTTTGAAGACAACTCATTCAATGAGGTGTTGCGCGAGAAGTTGATGCGGGCACTCAACCTGCACGACAGGACTGtgggcagcagcagcggggCCATGACGACGGGGACGGGCGCTGTGGAGTGCTcgggggcggcggccgccgggcagcggccgccgcggAGCAAGGGCGGGTTCAGCAAGGTGGATATCCTGAAGTCGGGGATCATCGTTAAAAAGGTGGAATTTCCGACCATCCCGAAGCTGGAAATCCTTGACCTGGACGTCTCTATCCAGTCGAAATCGCTCATCAAGGGCATCTGCAAGGTGAGTTGCCGGGACGCGATGGTACAGATCACGACGGAGATTGAGTCGAACCTCTTGTTACTGCATGTGAACAGCTCGCCGAAGTTTACGACGCCGAAGCTTATATCGAACGACTCGTTCACGGTTCCCATAACGATGACATTTGACAAGCTCCACCTTGAGGCCATCACGAACATTTTCGTGAAGAACACGGGGGTGGGTATCTCCTTCAATGATGTGAACTTGGACTTCCGCCTCCAGTGCTCGATTAAGCTGCTACAGTCTAGTATTGAAAAGCGGCTCAAAGCGTCCATGGAGGAGGTGTTCAAAGACGTGTTGCCCAGCGTGATCTTCAACATGTCACAACGCTGGTTTACGCATGGCGAAACGGTCGTTCCCACGGTGGATAAGTCGATGGTGTCCTCAGACACGCCGGTTCAGCCACGGATGATATTGGATGAGTCGGACTTGTCGGATTTGTCTCCTGCAAACATGTTGCGGTTATCTACGCTAGTGTCCTCGCGGCAGACGCTTTGTCTAAACCCTACGGCCGTTGATACGATTTCCACGATCCCTGGCTGCCTAGAGCGTCAAAATCTGCACCGTTTTAATCTCCGATTCCCCTCTCTCTATAATTACTACAGCAACAAAGAGCAGCAGGGCGCGCATAACAACGAGAAAAACAGGGTCGAGCATCTCAAGCTTTGGGGCAGGTCTTCAAGCAATCCCATTCCGACCCGTGCTTCGTTCAAAGTCGAAAATACATTGCCCAAGGAGGTATTGGACTCCAATAGCTATGATGTCAGAGTAATAACTGCTATCCAGACGAAAATGTATGAGCGGGCAAGTAACGACGTTGTGCTTAGAAGAAGAAAAATAAAAATGAGATCACGGAAGCCCAGCAAGGCCAACAAAGATGCTGTCAGTCCTGCACAAAACGATTCTGGTACCAGCAGTTGCTCTAATGTCGCATCTGAACTGCCACATGCATCGCTACAGGCAAACCCTCAATCAGATGAAATAGATCCTGCTCCTGAGGGTGGTCCTAATGCGGAGGATGCATACAAGGAGGAATTAGAGGATTCTGGTCTAAGAGCACCGCAGGACTTCCCGGCGCTCGAAAATGTGACGCCAGTTCTGGCTCAACTTCCAAACCAACAGCGTTCGCGCCTTGGTTCCCCTCTATCTGCTGGTAGACCGACACCTCTTTTAAGTCCGTTGGATGATTCGCATTGGTTGCTACAAAAGCGTGATCCGCAAGATTTGCGCACAACGCTATACTCGCCTATCCGCAATGGCCGGTTTTACGTGATGCCGCAACCCCAGTTAGACACTAAGGAAGCCAGCGCGTTCCTGCTTGAGAATGGTAAGCGGTTCGGATTCGTTGGGCTTCTGAATAACCACAACTTGAAATGGGGGAACGATCCGCCGCCACCATACCGAGAGGTATCTATAACGCAATGA